The Dunckerocampus dactyliophorus isolate RoL2022-P2 chromosome 1, RoL_Ddac_1.1, whole genome shotgun sequence genome has a segment encoding these proteins:
- the qars1 gene encoding glutamine--tRNA ligase — translation MGDLTTLFVSIGLSEQKAKETLKNEALTSALKNAVTQACNILGATEVDKAMGTLLYSLASRLKDTKHLGFLAENIAQRKICTEQQLAAALEFVKNHPQDHLNQSEFDEACGVGVVITPEQIEDAVESVIKKHKEQLEKERYHFNMGLLMGDVRFALKWADGKALKNEVDMQVLHLLGPKTEADLEKKSKPQKAKPENEVKAKKEAALNGEATAVEGKSLMEQLRGEALKFHKPGENYKTEGYVVTPNTMNLLKKHMALFGGQIRTRFPPEPNGILHIGHAKAINFNFGYAKANNGICYLRYDDTNPEKEEEKYFTAIKEMVEWLGYTPYAVTHASDNFQQLYDLAVDLIRRGHAYVCHQKGEELKGHNAPPSPWRDRPIEESIVLFERMKKGLFAEGEATLRMKMVMEDGKMDPVAYRIKYTPHHCTGDEWCIYPTYDYTHCLCDSIENITHSLCTKEFQARRSSYYWLCNALDLYCPVQWEYGRLNLTYTVVSKRKIIKLVESGAVRDWDDPRLFTLTALRRRGFPPVAINNFCARVGVTVSQTTTEPHLLEACVRDVLNETAPRAMAVLEPLKVTIVNLPEGVKSDIRVPDFPAHEAKGSHRVSFTSTIFIEQSDFREVTEKGYKRLTPEQPVGLRHAGFVISVQKVIKDAQGKVVELEVSCCSSEKTEKPKAFIHWVSQPLVCEVRIYERLFLHKHPEDTAEVPNGFLSDINPNSLQVITSAFVDTSVKGAKVFDKFQFERVGYFSLDPDSTEDKLVFNRTVTLKEDPGKI, via the exons ATGGGCGATCTGACGACACTTTTCGTTTCCATTGGGCTCAGTGAGCAGAAGGCGAAAGAAACGCTGAAAAACGAAGCTCTCACTTCTGCCCTGAAGAACGCAGTTACTCAG GCCTGTAATATCCTTGGAGCAACAGAAGTGGACAAAGCCATGGGGACATTGTTGTACAGCTTGGCCTCCCGCCTGAAAGACACAAAACACCTGGGGTTTCTTGCAGAAAATATAGCCCAGCGCAAAATTTGCACAGAGCAACAACTTGCAG CTGCTTTGGAATTTGTAAAGAATCACCCCCAGGACCATCTAAACCAGAGTGAGTTTGATGAAGCCTGTGGAGTGGGCGTGGTTATAACGCCTGAGCAGATTGAAGATGCA GTGGAGTCTGTGATCAAGAAGCACAAAGAGCAGCTTGAAAAGGAGAGATACCATTTCAACATGGGCCTGCTAATGG GGGATGTGCGCTTTGCTCTAAAATGGGCTGATGGGAAAGCTCTCAAAAATGAGGTGGACATGCAG GTCCTGCACCTCTTAGGACCCAAGACTGAGGCTGACCTGGAGAAGAAATCTAAG CCCCAGAAGGCTAAACCTGAGAATGAAGTGAAggcaaaaaaagaggcagcattGAATG GTGAGGCTACAGCTGTAGAGGGAAAGTCCCTAATGGAGCAGCTCAGAGGAGAGGCCCTAAAGTTCCATAAACCAG GAGAGAACTATAAAACCGAGGGGTACGTGGTTACACCCAACACCATGAACTTGCTCAAAAAGCACATGGCGCTCTTTGGTGGACAG ATTCGTACCCGTTTCCCTCCTGAGCCCAATGGCATTCTTCACATTGGACACGCCAAAGCCATTAACTTTAATTTTGGTTATGCAAAG GCGAACAATGGCATTTGTTACTTGAGATATGATGACACAAATccagagaaggaggaggaaaaataCTTCACTGCCATCAAAGAAATGGTGGAGTGGCTAG GCTACACACCCTATGCAGTCACACATGCATCTGACAACTTCCAGCAACTGTACGATCTTGCAGTGGATCTCATTCGCAG GGGTCATGCATATGTGTGCCACCAGAAGGGGGAGGAACTCAAAGGCCATAATGCTCCTCCGTCACCATGGAGAGATCGTCCCATTGAAGAATCAATAGTATTGTTTGAGAGGATGAAAAAAGGACTGTTTGCTGAGGGAGAAGCTACATTAAGGATGAAGATGGTTATGGAGGATGGGAAAATGGACCCTGTGGCTTACAGAATCAAATATACGCCGCATCATTGTACAGGAGATGAATG GTGCATCTATCCCACATATGACTACACCCACTGCCTGTGTGACTCCATTGAAAATATCACACACTCACTATGCACCAAAGAGTTTCAGGCCAG GCGGTCATCCTATTATTGGCTATGTAATGCTCTCGACCTGTACTGCCCAGTTCAGTGGGAATATGGCCGCCTGAACCTCACGTACACTGTTGTGTCCAAGAGGAAGATCATCAAGTTGGTGGAGAGTGGCGCAGTCAG AGACTGGGACGATCCTCGCCTCTTTACTTTAACTGCGCTTAGGAGGAGAGGATTCCCGCCAGTGGCAATTAATAACTTCTGTGCTCGG GTGGGAGTCACAGTTTCCCAGACAACAACCGAGCCCCATCTTCTGGAAGCGTGTGTCAGAGATGTGCTTAACGAGACAGCCCCACGAGCCATGGCCGTATTGGAACCTCTCAAAGTCACAATAGTTAACCTTCCTGAGGGTGTAAAG TCAGACATACGAGTGCCGGACTTTCCTGCTCACGAGGCCAAGGGCAGCCACAGAGTATCTTTTACAAGCACCATCTTCATTGAACAGAGTGACTTCAGAGAG gtgacTGAGAAAGGCTACAAGCGCCTGACCCCAGAACAGCCTGTAGGACTAAGGCATGCTGGCTTTGTTATCTCTGTCCAGAAAGTCATCAAG GATGCCCAGGGTAAAGTGGTGGAACTGGAGGTGAGCTGCTGCAGCtctgaaaaaacagagaaaccaAAGGCCTTTATCCACTGGGTCAGCCAGCCGCTCGTGTGTGAAGTGCGCATCTATGAAAGACT ATTCCTGCACAAACATCCTGAGGACACAGCTGAGGTGCCCAATGGCTTCTTGAGTGACATCAACCCT AATTCTCTGCAAGTGATCACCAGTGCCTTTGTTGATACCTCTGTCAAAGGAGCGAAAGTTTTTGACAAATTCCAGTTCGAAAGAGT
- the ogg1 gene encoding N-glycosylase/DNA lyase codes for MARHAVLSSGEKIWKFIACEKSQLRLDLTLACGQSFRWRETSEGHWTGVVGGRVWTLTQTEDTLWYHVYEKNGRYMDTGDGTANYGVSLNEENKSQMKLREIVKKEEEQAVAVTVQNDEEEEAMLRDYFQLNVNLRDLYRKWGAADPHFKKIADIFTGVRMLRQDPTECLFSFICTSNNHISRIQGMVERLCQARGNLLCQLDQTSYYDFPSLSALADNSVEACLRELGFGYRARFLQKSAKQILDNHGPKWLEGLRNVPYVEARDALRALPGVGTKVADCVCLMSLDKADAVPIDTHVWQIAKRDYKYTTVNEPKNITEKLHKDIGDFFRKLWGPYAGWAQSVLFCADLKKFQKLKEGLHLKRPKKESKGESMVTCKKKRSKY; via the exons ATGGCAAGGCATGCAGTCCTGTCATCGGGAGAAAAAATTTGGAAATTTATAGCTTGTGAGAAGTCACAGCTGCGTCTGGATCTCACTCTTGCTTGTGGGCAATCCTTCCG TTGGAGAGAGACGTCAGAAGGCCACTGGACTGGAGTGGTTGGAGGACGAGTGTGGACTCTAACCCAAACAGAAGATACTTTGTGGTACCATGTGTACGAAAAAAATGGCAGGTACATGGATACAGGAGATGGGACAGCAAATTATGGTGTTTCCCTCAATGAGGAAAACAAGTCTCAGATGAAATTGAGAGAAATTGTGAAGAAGGAAGAGGAGCAGGCAGTGGCTGTAACCGTCCAGAATGACGAAGAAGAAGAGGCAATGCTGAGAGATTACTTCCAACTGAATGTGAATCTGAGGGATCTGTATAGGAAATGGGGAGCAGCAGACCCCCATTTCAAGAAAATTGCAGACATCTTCACTG GTGTGCGAATGCTCCGCCAAGACCCCACTGAATGCCTCTTTTCCTTCATTTGCACCTCCAACAACCATATCTCTCGTATCCAAGGCATGGTGGAGAGGCTGTGTCAGGCCAGGGGTAACCTGCTCTGTCAGCTGGATCAAACCTCTTACTACGACTTTCCTTCGCTGTCTGCATTAGCAG ACAATAGTGTCGAAGCTTGCCTTAGGGAACTTGGTTTTGGATACAGAGCTCGGTTCCTGCAAAAAAGTGCAAAGCAGATTTTGGACAACCATGGTCCCAAATGGCTTGAAGGTCTACGCAATGTCCCATATGTGGAGGCCCGTGATGCCTTGCGTGCCCTCCCTGGAGTGGGCACTAAG GTGGCAGATTGTGTATGTCTGATGTCGCTGGATAAGGCTGATGCAGTTCCAATTGACACACACGTGTGGCAAATTGCCAAACGTGATTATAAATACACTACTGTCAATGAACCAAAAAACATCACAGAAAAACTTCACAAAGACATCG GGGATTTCTTCAGGAAGCTGTGGGGTCCTTATGCTGGCTGGGCACAATCT GTTTTGTTCTGTGCGGACCTCAAGAAATTCCAAAAGCTGAAAGAAGGGCTACATTTGAAGAGGCCAAAGAAAGAGTCAAAAGGTGAAAGTATggtaacatgcaaaaaaaaaagaagcaaatatTAA